Proteins encoded together in one Desulfosporosinus meridiei DSM 13257 window:
- a CDS encoding class I SAM-dependent methyltransferase: MEMYTRIKNYWEGEASRYSEGIWKEMNSFKKQAWAELIEHYRPRGNPLKVLDIGTGPGFFAMLAAEMGHIVTATDCTQNMLLEAQNNIRQIGLQAEFLLMDSHELSFADNSFDLILCRNLTWTLYNPLAAYKEWQRVLKRRGRLLIFDANWNLRLNDPERQAQYLADMAEAERRGIHRRGHVDPEEGDRIAKDLFLSTRLRPHWDAGALIDLGFKEVFINTDITNRTWDEEDKILYKSTPMFLVGGEK, translated from the coding sequence ATGGAAATGTATACTAGGATTAAAAATTACTGGGAGGGGGAAGCCTCTCGCTACAGTGAAGGAATTTGGAAAGAGATGAACAGCTTCAAGAAACAAGCCTGGGCAGAATTAATTGAGCATTACAGGCCGAGGGGTAATCCGTTAAAGGTTCTGGATATCGGCACTGGACCAGGCTTTTTTGCTATGCTGGCTGCTGAAATGGGACATATTGTGACAGCCACGGATTGCACCCAAAATATGCTCCTAGAAGCGCAAAACAACATCCGTCAAATAGGTTTGCAAGCGGAGTTTTTGCTGATGGATTCTCATGAGCTTTCTTTTGCCGATAATTCCTTTGATCTGATTCTTTGCCGAAATCTGACTTGGACTCTGTACAACCCACTGGCAGCCTATAAGGAATGGCAGCGGGTTCTAAAGCGGAGAGGACGATTGTTGATTTTTGATGCTAACTGGAACTTGCGTTTGAACGACCCTGAAAGACAGGCCCAATACTTGGCGGACATGGCTGAAGCCGAAAGAAGAGGGATTCATCGTCGGGGGCATGTCGATCCGGAGGAAGGAGACCGCATAGCCAAAGATCTGTTTTTGAGTACCCGCCTGCGCCCCCATTGGGATGCCGGTGCCTTGATCGATCTTGGGTTTAAGGAAGTATTTATCAATACCGATATTACAAACCGTACCTGGGATGAAGAAGATAAGATTCTTTACAAGTCGACTCCTATGTTCCTGGTAGGGGGAGAAAAGTGA
- a CDS encoding ABC transporter permease: MKKFELIIKRVLQVIPMLLIVSILAFALSNLSSGDVAEITIRSEGLEVTEQNLAAVREELGLNAALPVQYLNWLTKAARFDFGVSFQTKKSVSEEIISRFPATLKLAITAMSISVLLAIPIALISARYKDSIIDHFFRILSTVGVTMPDFWLGLMLLYIFAVQLKMVPVISGSKWQNIFLPAFTLSVSHIAVYTRILRNNLLEINNLDYMRAARARGLSQNAALLRHGLKNAVLPCITLIGVDFGHLLAGQFACETIFSWNGIGKFAIDSIKLKDLPVIQGYIMIVAVTFIVVNLFLDILYLYIDPKIQLK; this comes from the coding sequence ATGAAAAAATTTGAACTCATCATTAAACGGGTGCTTCAAGTCATTCCCATGCTGCTGATCGTCAGCATATTGGCCTTTGCCTTAAGTAATCTCTCCTCTGGTGATGTTGCGGAAATAACCATACGCAGCGAAGGCTTAGAGGTTACGGAACAAAACCTTGCCGCAGTAAGGGAAGAACTGGGGCTGAATGCAGCGCTGCCGGTTCAATATCTTAACTGGCTGACTAAAGCCGCTAGATTTGATTTTGGGGTATCCTTTCAAACCAAAAAATCTGTTTCAGAGGAAATAATCTCTAGATTTCCCGCAACTCTGAAGCTGGCTATCACAGCAATGTCTATTTCCGTTCTCTTGGCTATACCAATCGCCCTTATTTCAGCCAGATACAAGGACTCCATTATCGATCATTTTTTTAGAATCCTATCTACTGTAGGGGTTACAATGCCGGATTTCTGGCTGGGTCTGATGCTTTTATATATTTTCGCAGTTCAGTTGAAGATGGTTCCGGTTATTTCCGGAAGTAAATGGCAGAATATTTTCCTGCCGGCGTTTACCCTTAGTGTCAGTCATATAGCTGTCTATACCAGGATTTTAAGAAATAATCTCCTGGAAATTAATAACCTTGATTATATGAGAGCGGCAAGAGCCAGAGGGCTCAGCCAAAACGCTGCCTTGCTGAGGCATGGCTTAAAAAACGCGGTGCTTCCCTGCATAACCCTGATAGGAGTGGATTTCGGACATCTATTAGCAGGTCAGTTTGCCTGTGAGACCATCTTTTCCTGGAATGGAATCGGGAAATTTGCCATCGACAGTATTAAACTCAAAGACTTGCCGGTTATCCAAGGCTATATCATGATCGTTGCTGTTACCTTCATTGTCGTAAATCTCTTCCTGGATATTTTATACCTTTATATAGATCCTAAGATACAACTTAAGTAA
- a CDS encoding ABC transporter permease: MLKFKKQKLGMLGLAIIGIFILAGIFAPLVSPHDPYEVDVTEKLLKPCLEFPLGTDQLGRCILSRLIYGIRTSLTTAIFATALMLAIGVPLGILAGYVGGWLDNIVMRLADIASTFPSSLLALAIVGVLGPSIANIMIVFVLLWWAPFARIVRSIVIKLKEKEFVMAAIAAGSSRTTIILKHITLNAISPIIVLATLRIAAVIMHVAGFSFIGLGSQPPTADWGVMLSDSRQYLTSYPLMLLWPGLAIMLAVFAFNSLGEGLNDILLPSSGNMAVTKEDKD; this comes from the coding sequence TTGCTTAAATTCAAAAAACAAAAACTAGGAATGTTGGGCTTAGCTATTATAGGTATCTTTATTTTAGCCGGTATTTTCGCCCCGCTGGTCTCCCCTCATGATCCCTATGAGGTAGATGTAACTGAAAAATTACTCAAACCTTGTCTGGAATTCCCCCTAGGAACAGATCAGCTGGGCAGATGTATCTTGTCCAGATTGATTTATGGCATCAGGACAAGTCTCACTACAGCAATTTTCGCCACTGCTTTGATGCTGGCCATCGGAGTTCCTCTCGGTATCCTGGCAGGTTATGTGGGAGGGTGGCTGGATAATATTGTAATGCGTCTGGCGGATATTGCCTCAACCTTTCCCTCCAGCCTTTTAGCTTTAGCGATTGTAGGAGTCTTGGGCCCCAGCATTGCTAATATTATGATTGTTTTTGTTTTGCTGTGGTGGGCACCCTTCGCCAGAATTGTGCGCAGTATAGTGATAAAGCTTAAAGAAAAGGAGTTTGTCATGGCGGCTATTGCTGCCGGCAGCAGCAGGACAACTATCATTCTCAAACATATCACCCTAAATGCCATTTCTCCCATCATCGTCTTGGCTACCCTTAGAATTGCAGCAGTTATCATGCATGTCGCCGGTTTTTCCTTTATCGGCTTAGGCTCCCAGCCGCCCACGGCGGATTGGGGCGTGATGCTCAGCGACAGCAGACAGTATTTGACCTCTTACCCTTTAATGCTGCTTTGGCCCGGGCTGGCAATTATGCTGGCCGTCTTTGCCTTCAATAGTCTTGGGGAGGGACTGAACGACATTCTCCTCCCTTCTTCGGGGAACATGGCAGTCACAAAGGAGGATAAGGACTGA
- a CDS encoding ABC transporter ATP-binding protein, protein MAEQPILSIVNLKTHYYLEEGVVKAVDGVSLDVYQGRITAIVGGSGSGKSVMSLSIFNLIDKPGKIIEGEIWLEGVNLRDLSEKQLLQIRGKEIAMIFQEPTSSLNPVEKIKTHLFEVTHTHNRGISKKEALSMFREVLSRVGLQNADQILDSYPFELSGGMCQRVMVAMGLLARAKVLIADEPTSSLDLTTQAAILEELVRLKDEGMAVVLITHDLGVVAQMADDVYVMKDGKIVDSGTVYEVFDRPRHDYTKSLLESIF, encoded by the coding sequence ATGGCTGAACAACCGATTCTATCCATCGTTAACCTTAAAACTCACTATTATTTAGAAGAAGGAGTCGTCAAAGCTGTGGATGGGGTCAGCCTGGATGTGTACCAGGGCAGAATAACCGCCATCGTAGGGGGTTCAGGCAGCGGAAAGTCGGTAATGTCTTTATCGATTTTTAACTTAATCGACAAGCCGGGCAAAATTATCGAGGGGGAAATATGGCTTGAGGGGGTCAACCTGAGAGATTTGTCGGAAAAACAACTTCTACAAATAAGAGGGAAAGAAATAGCCATGATTTTTCAAGAGCCGACGAGTTCCTTGAACCCTGTAGAAAAGATCAAGACCCATCTTTTCGAGGTAACCCACACCCACAATCGAGGGATTAGCAAAAAAGAGGCTCTAAGTATGTTTAGAGAGGTGCTTTCCCGTGTGGGCTTACAAAATGCAGATCAAATTCTGGATAGTTATCCTTTTGAATTAAGCGGCGGAATGTGCCAAAGAGTCATGGTAGCCATGGGCTTACTGGCTCGTGCTAAAGTACTGATTGCCGATGAACCCACCTCATCCCTGGATTTAACAACCCAGGCAGCCATCCTTGAAGAGCTGGTTCGTTTAAAAGATGAAGGTATGGCTGTCGTGTTAATTACCCATGATTTAGGGGTTGTGGCCCAAATGGCCGATGATGTTTATGTGATGAAAGACGGAAAAATAGTCGACAGCGGGACTGTGTATGAGGTCTTTGACCGGCCCAGGCATGACTATACCAAATCTCTCCTGGAGTCGATTTTCTAA
- a CDS encoding oligopeptide/dipeptide ABC transporter ATP-binding protein yields the protein MNLYEIKGVYKSYNNKAKSRVYAVYNIDLTIKKGEVLGIVGESGCGKSTLGKMLLKLEQPTQGRIIFNQQDITDYSFKQMRKIRSGMQMIFQGTANAFNPYFTVEQIISEPLNNYSREAKELKEKKIVEMLERVGLNKTYLTRYGQEMSGGQRQRVGIARALILNPEFVVCDEAVSSIDYALKNQILQLLTDLKQQFGFTYLFISHDLASVNKICDRVVVMYLGNIVEIIPHINYQVQHPYTKALLAATLIPDPHQRERKRVLFREGEDLKIPKSGCVFQNRCLYTQSICQTEQPALMSKSGEHYIACHLCHNY from the coding sequence GTGAATCTATATGAAATCAAAGGAGTTTATAAATCTTACAACAATAAAGCAAAGTCTCGTGTATACGCCGTGTATAACATTGACTTGACCATAAAAAAGGGAGAGGTTTTGGGTATAGTTGGGGAGTCGGGCTGCGGCAAAAGCACCTTGGGTAAAATGCTTTTAAAGCTGGAGCAGCCAACCCAGGGCAGGATTATTTTTAATCAGCAGGATATAACAGATTATTCCTTTAAGCAAATGCGAAAAATCAGAAGCGGCATGCAGATGATCTTTCAAGGAACCGCTAATGCCTTTAACCCCTATTTTACGGTTGAGCAAATCATCAGTGAACCCCTTAACAATTACAGCAGGGAAGCTAAAGAGCTGAAAGAGAAAAAAATTGTGGAGATGCTGGAAAGAGTGGGGCTTAACAAAACCTATCTGACCCGCTATGGCCAGGAGATGTCCGGAGGGCAAAGGCAGCGGGTTGGCATTGCTAGGGCCTTAATTCTGAATCCTGAATTTGTGGTCTGCGACGAAGCCGTGTCCAGCATTGACTATGCTTTAAAGAACCAGATTTTACAGCTTTTGACGGACTTAAAGCAGCAGTTCGGATTTACCTATTTATTTATTTCTCACGATCTGGCCTCGGTCAATAAGATCTGCGACAGGGTGGTTGTCATGTATCTGGGAAATATCGTGGAAATAATCCCCCACATTAATTACCAGGTACAGCATCCCTACACGAAAGCACTGCTGGCTGCGACTCTTATTCCAGACCCTCATCAAAGGGAAAGGAAGAGGGTGTTGTTTAGAGAAGGGGAAGATTTAAAGATACCCAAAAGCGGCTGTGTTTTCCAAAATCGTTGTCTCTATACCCAAAGTATTTGCCAGACTGAACAGCCAGCCTTGATGTCTAAGAGTGGCGAACATTATATTGCTTGTCATCTTTGCCATAATTATTAA
- a CDS encoding ABC transporter substrate-binding protein yields MRRKFFALVMTFCLCLPLILSGCSKNAATNDQEGTKAKDVVVAIYRDGAMEDLDAATYNGPHFLYKMIYEGFVEDGGEGQILPQLATGWDISPDGKTYTFKLREGVKFSDGTDFNAEAVIFNLKRWVNNKRHSTLRSFNVESMEAVDPKTVKIVFKDGAYPILTELTYPRPVRFLSPSSITEVPGEVMGKFNKPVGTGPWMLESYAKDQEFTLVPNPYYWGEKPKVNKITFKVITDGQARVLALQSGEVDILGGDLIGKIPMESLLELKNSGKFATYTQGTMCSHFIAFNQKIEALQDKNVRLAMNYAINKQSIAADLFDGIGLEAKGLYQEGVPYTTGENNYGFSNDKEKAKELLDAAGYKDTNGDGIRDKDGKNLEFNFVLSTAEFPEWKPLAEFVQSEFTAVGIKVNLNTLDKNGYEDATMNTKAFDLALMRTASDSWMPHGSLLELFSILPTSNAAKAWYDQGFYNNIIKTLNTLDETERQKNYDGVFKFISEEALTIPIYYPITSFAVNPERIDGFEIGVNNYAPIEWQKLDVK; encoded by the coding sequence ATGAGAAGGAAATTTTTTGCATTGGTTATGACCTTTTGCCTTTGTTTGCCCCTAATCCTTTCCGGCTGCAGCAAAAACGCTGCAACAAATGATCAGGAGGGCACGAAAGCAAAGGATGTTGTCGTGGCCATTTATCGTGACGGTGCCATGGAGGATCTGGATGCCGCAACCTATAACGGACCCCACTTTTTATACAAAATGATTTACGAAGGTTTTGTTGAAGATGGCGGTGAAGGCCAAATTCTCCCCCAACTGGCAACCGGCTGGGACATTTCCCCAGATGGAAAAACCTATACCTTTAAACTCCGGGAGGGGGTAAAGTTTTCTGACGGCACGGATTTTAATGCGGAGGCTGTTATTTTCAACCTGAAACGCTGGGTCAACAACAAACGTCATTCCACCTTGAGATCCTTTAATGTCGAGAGTATGGAAGCCGTTGATCCTAAGACGGTAAAGATTGTGTTTAAGGACGGGGCTTATCCTATTTTGACTGAGTTAACCTATCCCCGGCCGGTACGTTTCTTAAGTCCGTCTTCCATCACGGAAGTTCCCGGAGAGGTAATGGGCAAATTCAACAAGCCTGTGGGCACGGGCCCCTGGATGCTGGAATCCTATGCTAAAGATCAGGAGTTCACCTTGGTTCCCAACCCCTATTACTGGGGTGAAAAACCTAAGGTGAATAAAATCACCTTTAAGGTAATTACCGACGGGCAAGCCAGAGTTTTGGCTTTGCAAAGCGGCGAGGTGGACATTCTCGGCGGGGACCTGATTGGCAAGATTCCCATGGAGAGCCTCTTAGAACTTAAAAACTCCGGAAAATTTGCCACCTACACCCAAGGGACTATGTGCTCTCACTTCATAGCCTTCAATCAGAAGATAGAGGCACTTCAGGATAAAAATGTGCGCTTGGCTATGAACTACGCCATCAACAAGCAAAGTATTGCCGCTGATCTTTTTGACGGGATTGGTTTGGAAGCAAAGGGATTATATCAAGAAGGGGTGCCATATACCACGGGTGAAAATAATTACGGGTTTTCCAACGATAAGGAAAAAGCCAAGGAACTCCTTGACGCTGCCGGCTATAAAGATACCAATGGCGATGGAATTCGAGACAAAGACGGGAAAAATCTGGAGTTCAACTTTGTCTTGTCAACGGCAGAATTCCCTGAATGGAAACCCCTGGCCGAGTTTGTTCAATCTGAATTCACAGCCGTGGGGATCAAAGTAAATCTCAACACTTTGGACAAAAACGGCTATGAAGATGCCACCATGAACACCAAGGCCTTTGACCTGGCTCTCATGAGAACAGCCTCAGATTCTTGGATGCCTCATGGTTCTCTGCTTGAGCTTTTCTCCATTCTTCCCACCAGTAACGCCGCCAAGGCTTGGTATGACCAAGGGTTTTACAATAATATTATTAAAACACTTAATACTTTGGATGAAACAGAAAGACAGAAGAACTACGATGGAGTCTTTAAATTCATCAGCGAGGAAGCCCTGACGATTCCCATCTACTATCCGATTACTTCTTTCGCAGTGAATCCAGAGAGAATTGATGGTTTTGAGATTGGCGTAAATAACTATGCGCCCATTGAATGGCAGAAACTCGACGTAAAGTGA
- a CDS encoding class I SAM-dependent methyltransferase: MNSEEKLIKNWTDSSNNYSNIVKAELNSFKKQVWRDIILKKAGKTSAMDILDVGTGPGFFAIIMSQAGNRVTAIDCTEAMIQEAKANAENEGVRADFRVSDGQNLEFEDESFDLIISRNVTWTLLDAQKAYREWKRVLRPQGKILIFDANWNIRFFNEDYLRKFEEDQEDYRRVFGEEPPPYTDEMIDYRKSMPMCQRIRPQWDFNALVELGFKKIYYEMDIGRRVYDERQKIIHRSTPMFMLVVEK; this comes from the coding sequence ATGAACAGTGAAGAAAAACTGATTAAGAATTGGACCGACAGTTCCAACAATTACAGCAATATCGTGAAAGCAGAGCTAAACAGCTTTAAAAAGCAGGTCTGGAGGGATATCATCCTGAAAAAGGCCGGAAAGACCTCGGCCATGGATATTCTCGATGTGGGTACTGGACCGGGCTTTTTTGCCATCATCATGTCCCAGGCCGGGAACCGAGTGACGGCCATTGATTGTACTGAGGCAATGATTCAGGAAGCCAAAGCCAATGCGGAAAATGAGGGGGTTAGAGCGGACTTCAGAGTGTCCGACGGCCAGAATCTGGAGTTTGAAGACGAAAGCTTTGACCTGATTATCAGCCGCAATGTAACCTGGACTTTATTAGATGCCCAAAAGGCTTATAGGGAATGGAAACGGGTTTTAAGGCCCCAGGGCAAAATTCTTATTTTTGATGCCAACTGGAATATCCGGTTTTTCAATGAAGACTACCTGAGGAAATTTGAGGAGGATCAAGAGGACTATCGCAGAGTATTTGGCGAGGAGCCGCCTCCATACACTGACGAGATGATTGATTACCGAAAAAGTATGCCCATGTGCCAGAGAATCAGGCCCCAGTGGGACTTCAATGCTCTGGTGGAACTGGGGTTTAAAAAGATTTACTATGAAATGGATATCGGCAGGCGGGTCTATGATGAGCGCCAGAAGATTATTCACCGCTCAACCCCTATGTTTATGCTGGTTGTGGAAAAGTAA
- a CDS encoding RloB family protein: MSLKPLKASTQKKLKAAMQKKRKKIEKLHKLPPYTVIFSEGIKTEPFYIQGLTRQVNQKYSPFTSGDRITVIGTGRNTLSLLKYARETVESKFPECEDVWLMYDQDDFPYDDFDNTQFSAEGRTCRQKYHVAWSNECIELWFLLHFQSLFAHVGREQYHVILRGYFPYEKTLENIYDLLKDKTPTAIARAIALYASYEEGTPPSQRTPATRVHELVGFLHGYL, from the coding sequence ATGAGCTTAAAACCGCTAAAGGCAAGCACCCAAAAGAAATTAAAAGCTGCCATGCAGAAGAAACGAAAGAAAATAGAAAAGCTTCATAAATTACCCCCGTATACTGTTATTTTCAGTGAGGGTATTAAGACTGAACCGTTTTATATTCAGGGACTGACCAGGCAAGTCAATCAAAAATATTCTCCGTTTACATCGGGTGACCGCATCACAGTTATCGGAACAGGACGCAATACCCTAAGCCTGCTAAAGTATGCAAGAGAAACTGTAGAGTCCAAATTTCCCGAGTGCGAGGATGTCTGGCTAATGTATGATCAGGACGATTTCCCCTATGACGATTTTGACAACACGCAATTCAGCGCCGAGGGTAGAACCTGCCGGCAGAAATACCATGTGGCCTGGTCGAATGAGTGTATAGAGCTTTGGTTTTTGCTGCATTTCCAATCATTGTTTGCTCATGTGGGGAGAGAGCAGTACCACGTTATATTGAGAGGATATTTTCCATACGAAAAAACCTTGGAAAATATCTATGATCTTCTCAAGGACAAAACCCCCACTGCCATTGCACGTGCAATAGCCTTGTATGCTAGCTATGAAGAAGGCACACCGCCTTCACAAAGAACGCCTGCAACGAGAGTGCATGAGTTGGTAGGCTTTTTACATGGCTACCTTTAA
- a CDS encoding AAA family ATPase: MMCQFSFENFKSFKSEATLDLWAEKINEHDDSLIVDPYDSEKFLPVISIYGPNGGGKSSVLEAFLYLSHKVLLPIIALKAVASSKDENLEDGKMKEFESFPIDKKEKYYLFDKNCRESPIKFDVLFRIQETEYRYQLNILHSDIVEENLYARNLQTNDLEIVFERDTSDFYIGDVLEDVKVGNIKSSIPLLSHLSINYDIKTIDDIIKWFLECRVLDYDNPYQDKRIVFLKDKNKEDIFLKMLAEMDINITSIRTEEDTNGKINAIYTIHCLEDGSCEELPFEEESSGTRKLFGLLPFLLGCLHKGSLVIADEMDAKLHPKLLRYIIGLFTNPSINTKGAQLIFTSHDMSTMKPTVFRRDEIWFSALNKQNTSKLYSLVEFRKDNGAKVRPDETYDKQYIEGRYGADPYLKNILDWGAIQ; this comes from the coding sequence ATGATGTGTCAGTTTTCATTTGAAAACTTTAAATCATTTAAGAGTGAAGCTACTCTGGACTTATGGGCTGAAAAAATCAACGAGCATGACGACAGTCTCATTGTTGATCCCTACGATAGCGAGAAGTTTTTGCCGGTTATTTCGATCTACGGACCAAATGGCGGAGGAAAGTCCAGTGTTCTAGAGGCGTTTTTGTACCTTTCCCATAAGGTGCTTTTGCCGATCATTGCGTTAAAGGCTGTAGCGTCTTCAAAGGATGAAAACCTTGAGGATGGGAAAATGAAAGAATTTGAGAGTTTTCCTATCGATAAAAAAGAAAAATATTATTTGTTTGACAAGAACTGTAGAGAATCGCCCATTAAATTTGATGTTCTCTTTCGCATCCAGGAAACCGAGTATCGGTATCAATTAAATATTCTGCACTCTGATATCGTAGAGGAAAACTTATATGCGAGAAACCTTCAAACAAACGACTTGGAAATCGTATTTGAGCGGGATACCTCGGATTTTTATATCGGCGATGTTTTGGAGGACGTCAAGGTAGGGAACATTAAGTCCTCTATTCCACTGCTGTCCCATTTGTCCATTAACTACGATATCAAAACCATTGACGATATCATTAAATGGTTTCTGGAATGCAGGGTATTGGATTATGATAATCCCTACCAGGATAAAAGAATTGTTTTTCTGAAGGACAAGAACAAGGAAGACATTTTTTTGAAAATGCTCGCTGAGATGGATATCAATATAACCAGCATAAGGACAGAAGAAGATACCAACGGAAAAATAAATGCTATTTACACAATACACTGTCTGGAAGATGGTTCGTGTGAGGAATTGCCCTTTGAGGAAGAATCAAGTGGAACACGCAAGCTTTTTGGCTTGCTGCCGTTTCTGTTAGGGTGCTTGCATAAGGGCAGTCTGGTTATCGCTGACGAAATGGATGCCAAACTGCATCCTAAACTGCTCCGGTATATCATCGGACTGTTCACAAATCCATCAATTAACACCAAGGGCGCTCAGCTTATTTTTACCTCTCATGATATGAGTACCATGAAGCCCACTGTATTTAGAAGAGATGAAATCTGGTTCTCCGCGCTTAATAAGCAAAACACATCAAAATTATATTCGTTAGTGGAGTTCAGAAAAGACAACGGCGCAAAGGTGCGCCCTGATGAAACCTATGACAAGCAATATATTGAAGGAAGGTATGGAGCGGACCCTTATCTCAAGAATATTCTTGATTGGGGGGCGATTCAATGA
- a CDS encoding ABC transporter ATP-binding protein: MQLEAKNIGFRYRKKPWLFRNFNLTLNSGEILGLKGQSGCGKTTLARVLAGYEKALEGSIELGGAPLPKGRYSGVQLVFQHPEKSVNPRWHMRDILQEGWRPDEEVLARFGIQPEWLSRWPNELSGGELQRFCVVRALSPETKFLIADEMTAMLDAITQAQIWQVMLALAKERNLGILVVSHEAELVNRVCDRVIELDSVHFERNSSVS; the protein is encoded by the coding sequence ATGCAACTTGAGGCCAAAAACATTGGTTTTCGTTACCGGAAGAAGCCGTGGTTATTCCGAAATTTCAACCTCACCCTAAATTCCGGCGAAATTCTCGGCCTGAAAGGTCAAAGCGGCTGCGGAAAAACAACCTTGGCCAGAGTTCTGGCCGGGTATGAAAAAGCCTTGGAAGGCAGCATTGAGTTAGGCGGTGCACCACTGCCTAAGGGCAGGTACAGCGGAGTGCAGTTGGTCTTTCAGCATCCTGAAAAGTCAGTTAATCCCCGCTGGCATATGCGCGATATTCTTCAGGAAGGCTGGCGGCCGGATGAAGAAGTTCTGGCCAGGTTTGGTATCCAGCCGGAATGGTTATCCCGCTGGCCTAATGAATTATCCGGCGGGGAGTTGCAAAGGTTTTGTGTCGTCCGGGCTTTAAGTCCGGAAACAAAATTCCTGATTGCTGATGAGATGACGGCCATGTTAGATGCCATTACTCAAGCTCAAATCTGGCAGGTAATGCTGGCTCTTGCCAAAGAAAGGAACTTAGGAATATTGGTGGTGAGCCATGAAGCTGAGCTTGTAAATCGTGTTTGCGACCGGGTGATAGAGCTTGATTCGGTGCACTTTGAAAGGAATTCCTCTGTTTCATAA
- a CDS encoding ABC transporter ATP-binding protein, producing MKSTKASLGFESLLKVIDLSVSFVQYQKGLRQSVLKVISNLDISLGSGEILAVVGSSGSGKSLLAHAILGILPNNAFCSGKILYKDELLTPERQKKIRGSEITLVPQSVNFLDPLMRVSAQVRTAVRQGNAEEAQKKIFSRYDLSEGDGNLFPFQLSGGMARRVLISAAVVNGSKLIIADEPTPGLHPEIVAETLKHLRELADEGCGVMLITHDISTALQVADKIAVFYAGTTVETAFAADFHGQGQTLRHPYTKALWQSLPQNDFRPLPGFQPLPANLSEGCSFAPRCGKMTPKCTGSLPVMRDLRNGRVRCYHAT from the coding sequence ATGAAAAGTACTAAAGCTAGCCTGGGATTTGAATCATTATTAAAAGTGATTGATTTATCCGTCTCCTTTGTTCAGTATCAAAAGGGCTTAAGACAAAGCGTCCTCAAGGTGATCAGCAACCTTGACATTTCCCTTGGCTCCGGCGAAATCTTAGCTGTTGTCGGCTCAAGTGGTTCCGGAAAGAGTTTGCTGGCCCATGCTATTCTCGGCATACTGCCCAATAACGCCTTCTGCAGCGGTAAGATTTTATACAAGGATGAATTGTTAACCCCGGAACGGCAAAAGAAAATACGGGGCAGTGAAATTACGCTGGTGCCCCAATCGGTAAATTTTCTTGATCCCTTAATGCGGGTTTCTGCTCAAGTACGGACTGCTGTACGTCAGGGAAATGCTGAAGAAGCCCAAAAGAAAATATTTTCTCGCTATGATCTTAGCGAAGGGGATGGAAATCTATTTCCCTTTCAACTTTCCGGCGGCATGGCCAGAAGGGTGTTGATTTCTGCAGCAGTAGTTAATGGCTCCAAACTAATCATTGCCGATGAGCCAACACCTGGGTTGCATCCGGAAATTGTAGCGGAAACTCTTAAACACTTGCGCGAGTTAGCCGATGAAGGGTGCGGAGTTATGTTGATAACCCACGATATCAGCACGGCTTTGCAAGTCGCTGACAAAATCGCAGTTTTTTATGCCGGGACAACCGTCGAAACAGCTTTTGCAGCGGATTTTCATGGTCAGGGCCAGACCTTAAGGCATCCCTATACCAAGGCCTTATGGCAATCCCTGCCCCAAAATGATTTCAGACCTCTTCCCGGTTTCCAACCTTTGCCTGCCAACTTGTCAGAGGGTTGTTCCTTTGCGCCGCGCTGTGGAAAGATGACGCCTAAGTGCACCGGGTCATTGCCCGTAATGCGGGATTTGAGGAACGGAAGGGTCAGGTGTTATCATGCAACTTGA